One genomic window of Cumulibacter manganitolerans includes the following:
- a CDS encoding SRPBCC family protein, whose amino-acid sequence MSEIRNDGTYVEVGGRPAVRFERRYPYPVERLWQAVTDPGELRHWFPSPNVEYDPREGGRISLTGDPYDPEGSVGTVLIWDPPHRFAFEWGEDQLHLTIAPDGDGCRLELLDLLATRGGAARNGTGWDFCLAGLGRHLAGTDGDDGDFLPVLQQYIDAGLPDDGWRPGDGTPPPGT is encoded by the coding sequence ATGAGCGAGATCCGTAATGACGGAACGTACGTCGAGGTCGGTGGGCGGCCCGCCGTCCGCTTCGAGCGGCGCTACCCGTACCCGGTCGAGCGGCTGTGGCAGGCGGTGACCGACCCCGGCGAGCTGCGGCACTGGTTTCCCAGCCCGAACGTCGAGTACGACCCCCGCGAGGGCGGCCGGATCTCGCTGACCGGCGATCCGTACGACCCCGAGGGCTCGGTGGGCACCGTCCTCATCTGGGACCCGCCGCACCGGTTCGCGTTCGAGTGGGGCGAGGACCAGCTGCACCTGACGATCGCGCCGGACGGCGACGGCTGCCGGCTCGAGCTGCTCGATCTGCTCGCCACCCGCGGCGGCGCGGCCCGCAACGGCACCGGCTGGGACTTCTGCCTCGCCGGCCTGGGCCGCCACCTCGCCGGAACCGACGGGGACGACGGTGACTTCCTGCCGGTGCTGCAGCAGTACATCGACGCCGGGCTGCCCGATGACGGCTGGCGCCCCGGCGACGGCACCCCGCCGCCTGGCACCTGA
- a CDS encoding alpha/beta hydrolase: MATFILIPGAGGAGLAYWGDVVADLRRRGHLGVPVEIQADDPALGLPEYAAITDAAIGTHRDVVLVAQSMGGFTAPMVAQREAVRRIVLLNAMIPLPDESPADWFQTTGAEAARRAANAAAGLPAELSIEELFLHDLPPQAVAEMRGADREPAATPFGQPCTFEAWPDVPIHVLVAAEDRMFPATFQQRIARDRLGITADFMPGGHLVARSRPHELVDRLVGYLDA, translated from the coding sequence ATGGCGACATTCATCCTGATCCCGGGCGCCGGCGGCGCCGGCCTCGCCTACTGGGGCGACGTCGTCGCCGATCTGCGCCGGCGTGGGCATCTCGGGGTGCCGGTGGAGATCCAGGCGGACGACCCGGCCCTCGGGCTCCCGGAGTACGCCGCGATCACCGATGCCGCGATCGGCACGCATCGCGACGTGGTGCTCGTGGCTCAGTCGATGGGCGGGTTCACCGCTCCGATGGTCGCCCAGCGGGAGGCCGTGCGCCGCATCGTGCTGCTCAACGCGATGATCCCGCTGCCGGATGAGTCACCCGCCGACTGGTTCCAGACCACCGGCGCCGAGGCCGCCCGCCGCGCCGCGAACGCGGCGGCCGGGCTCCCGGCCGAGCTGAGCATCGAGGAGCTGTTCCTGCACGATCTGCCGCCGCAGGCCGTGGCGGAGATGCGCGGCGCCGACCGCGAGCCGGCCGCCACCCCGTTCGGGCAGCCGTGCACGTTCGAGGCGTGGCCGGACGTGCCGATCCACGTGCTCGTCGCCGCCGAGGACCGGATGTTCCCGGCGACCTTCCAGCAGCGCATCGCGCGCGACCGGCTCGGCATCACGGCCGACTTCATGCCCGGCGGCCATCTGGTGGCGCGCAGCCGCCCCCACGAGCTGGTCGACCGGCTCGTCGGCTACCTCGACGCCTGA
- a CDS encoding M4 family metallopeptidase, with protein sequence MNTTPAPHVCGIIPPHILRRLAESDDERVVRAAQRTLAIGIEVIGRREVRGARADRRGLPRTAGLVPPDLQERAQRRVSPERPRAGGEPATATRPPATPRRSVYDALQKTDLPGHLVRAEGAAPSGDESADEAYDGLGATWRLFHDVYGRDSLDGRGLPLIASVHFDRDFDNAYWDGEQMVFGDGDGVYFQSFTNSVDVIGHELTHGFTQYTAGFTYVGQSGALNESLSDCFGSMVKQRVLRQQADDADWLIGEGLFTAKVHGVALRSMKAPGTAYDDPHLGKDPQPASMSGYADLPHDEAHDNGGVHINSGIPNRAFYLAATAIGGSSWEGAGPIWYHAVLEGGLPKDADFARFASATLTAAQTLHGAESAQYRAVEKAWREVEVDVTPSPA encoded by the coding sequence ATGAACACCACGCCGGCGCCGCACGTCTGCGGCATCATCCCGCCGCACATCCTGCGGCGCCTGGCCGAGTCGGACGACGAGCGGGTCGTCCGAGCGGCGCAGCGCACCCTCGCGATCGGCATCGAGGTGATCGGCCGCCGCGAGGTCCGCGGCGCACGGGCCGACCGCCGCGGGCTGCCGCGGACCGCCGGGCTCGTCCCGCCGGACCTGCAGGAGCGCGCGCAGCGCCGGGTGAGCCCCGAGCGCCCCCGAGCCGGCGGCGAGCCGGCCACGGCGACCCGTCCGCCCGCGACTCCTCGGCGGTCGGTGTACGACGCCCTGCAGAAGACCGACCTGCCCGGGCACTTGGTACGCGCGGAAGGCGCGGCGCCCTCCGGTGACGAATCGGCCGACGAGGCCTACGACGGCCTGGGAGCGACGTGGCGGCTGTTCCACGATGTGTACGGGCGTGATTCCCTCGACGGCCGCGGGCTGCCGCTGATCGCCAGCGTGCACTTCGACCGCGACTTCGACAACGCCTACTGGGACGGCGAGCAGATGGTGTTCGGCGACGGCGACGGCGTGTACTTCCAGTCGTTCACCAACTCCGTCGACGTCATCGGGCACGAGCTGACCCACGGCTTCACCCAGTACACCGCCGGGTTCACGTACGTCGGGCAGTCCGGTGCGCTCAACGAGTCCCTCTCGGACTGCTTCGGCTCGATGGTCAAGCAACGCGTGCTGCGCCAGCAGGCCGATGACGCCGACTGGCTGATCGGCGAGGGGCTGTTCACCGCCAAGGTGCACGGCGTCGCGTTGCGCTCGATGAAGGCGCCCGGAACCGCGTACGACGACCCGCACCTGGGCAAGGACCCGCAGCCGGCCTCGATGTCCGGGTACGCCGATCTTCCGCACGACGAGGCGCACGACAACGGCGGCGTGCACATCAACTCCGGGATCCCCAATCGCGCGTTCTACCTGGCCGCGACGGCCATCGGCGGCTCCTCGTGGGAGGGAGCGGGGCCCATCTGGTACCACGCCGTCCTCGAGGGCGGCCTTCCGAAGGACGCCGACTTCGCCCGGTTCGCCTCGGCCACCCTCACGGCGGCGCAGACGCTGCACGGCGCGGAGTCCGCCCAGTACCGGGCGGTCGAGAAGGCCTGGCGCGAGGTGGAGGTCGACGTGACGCCGAGCCCGGCCTAG
- a CDS encoding acyl-CoA dehydrogenase family protein, producing MTATADRVLTTSASARDSAIADFLANLDETVNRVMRGRVDADFMESNRGLPPFVLRDIMAAKPLSAFIPDQYGGFGDSPVAIQGMLDVMSYQSMSLGLMMGINGALFIQPVAKYADEQVGRRVLKRMAAGHAMGGLMITEPDFGTDALSMQTAWRQDGQSYTIQGTKHWAGLTGWADYWLVMARPMNEDGGLSQGVDLFICEQDHADQRIEVISRYPNLGLYGLPYGRNKVDVRVPLDHRLDGGRGGLRMMLDMLHHSRMQFPGMAIGFLRRIADEAVRHTRERTVSGSPLIGYDQVQARVARIQGRLALVSALSLYAAEHAAADVDLSRAAVASNAAKTVCSDYMHDAAQSLLQLVGARGYATDHIAGRSVVDARPFQIFEGSNDVLYAQIGAKTTDQMRKRGTSDLGAQLRADYPEGVDLAKLGAELDVSLPDRPSQRRIVDVGFIVSRLHALGALAELATRGFPPDHVAAGAATAGEEIRGRLTALRDDLALRPAEAQLGVASWMPYLKPGV from the coding sequence ATGACGGCGACAGCCGACCGAGTCCTGACCACGAGCGCGTCCGCGCGCGACAGCGCGATCGCGGACTTCCTCGCGAACCTCGACGAGACGGTGAACCGCGTGATGCGCGGCCGTGTCGACGCCGACTTCATGGAAAGCAACCGCGGCCTGCCGCCGTTCGTGCTCCGGGACATCATGGCCGCCAAGCCGCTCTCCGCGTTCATCCCGGACCAGTACGGCGGCTTCGGCGACTCGCCGGTCGCGATCCAGGGCATGCTCGACGTGATGTCCTACCAGTCGATGTCGCTCGGCCTGATGATGGGCATCAACGGCGCCCTCTTCATCCAGCCGGTCGCGAAGTACGCCGACGAGCAGGTCGGACGCCGCGTGCTCAAGCGGATGGCCGCCGGCCACGCGATGGGCGGGCTGATGATCACCGAGCCGGACTTCGGCACCGACGCGCTGTCCATGCAGACCGCCTGGCGCCAGGACGGCCAGAGCTACACCATCCAGGGCACCAAGCACTGGGCCGGGCTCACCGGCTGGGCCGACTACTGGCTGGTCATGGCGCGCCCGATGAACGAGGACGGCGGCCTGAGCCAGGGCGTCGACCTGTTCATCTGCGAGCAGGACCACGCCGACCAGCGCATCGAGGTCATCAGCCGCTACCCGAACCTGGGGCTCTACGGCCTGCCGTACGGGCGCAACAAGGTCGACGTCCGGGTGCCGCTCGATCACCGGCTCGACGGTGGCCGCGGCGGCCTGCGGATGATGCTCGACATGCTGCACCACAGCCGCATGCAGTTCCCCGGCATGGCGATCGGGTTCCTGCGCCGGATCGCCGACGAGGCCGTGCGGCACACCCGCGAGCGCACCGTCTCCGGCTCGCCGCTGATCGGCTACGACCAGGTGCAGGCGCGGGTCGCGCGGATCCAGGGGCGGCTGGCGCTGGTGTCGGCGCTGAGCCTGTACGCCGCGGAGCACGCCGCGGCGGACGTCGACCTGTCGCGGGCGGCCGTCGCGTCCAACGCCGCCAAGACGGTGTGCTCGGACTACATGCACGACGCCGCGCAGTCGCTGCTGCAGCTGGTCGGCGCCCGCGGCTACGCCACCGACCACATCGCCGGGCGCAGCGTCGTCGACGCCCGACCGTTCCAGATCTTCGAGGGCTCCAACGACGTGCTCTACGCGCAGATCGGGGCGAAGACCACCGACCAGATGCGCAAGCGCGGAACCAGCGACCTCGGGGCGCAGCTGCGCGCCGACTACCCGGAGGGCGTCGACCTCGCGAAGCTGGGCGCCGAGCTCGACGTCTCGCTGCCCGATCGCCCCAGCCAGCGCCGCATCGTCGACGTCGGCTTCATCGTCAGCCGGTTGCACGCCCTCGGTGCGCTCGCCGAGCTCGCGACGCGCGGCTTCCCGCCGGACCACGTCGCCGCCGGAGCCGCCACCGCGGGTGAGGAGATCCGCGGGCGGCTCACGGCGCTCCGCGACGACCTGGCGTTGCGCCCGGCGGAGGCCCAGCTCGGCGTGGCCTCCTGGATGCCGTACCTCAAGCCCGGCGTCTGA